A single genomic interval of Helianthus annuus cultivar XRQ/B chromosome 6, HanXRQr2.0-SUNRISE, whole genome shotgun sequence harbors:
- the LOC110865725 gene encoding uncharacterized protein LOC110865725, producing the protein MMSKQQDQQALNVPYTTPIIMEHDHEGKDIPHDNDDVVLTSNGCFHLFFCCFDNHHNLYQDGETAGFLYQKQSGDLINQDTWFMKRAKSLKEYSELVAGPKWKNFIRRFSRRRNRSNANTTPFQYDPKSYALNFNDAGNHDEDDDLLPRSFSTRFAPPSRSTQL; encoded by the coding sequence atgatGTCTAAACAACAAGACCAACAAGCTCTCAACGTGCCCTACACCACACCGATCATCATGGAACATGATCACGAAGGGAAAGATATCCCTCATGACAACGACGACGTCGTCTTAACATCCAACGGTTGTTTCCACCTCTTCTTCTGCTGCTTCGACAACCATCACAACCTTTACCAAGACGGTGAAACCGCAGGTTTCTTGTACCAGAAGCAATCCGGGGATCTGATCAATCAAGACACGTGGTTCATGAAACGTGCCAAGAGTTTGAAGGAGTATTCAGAGCTTGTTGCAGGACCCAAGTGGAAAAACTTCATCAGAAGGTTTAGTAGGAGGAGGAATAGATCTAACGCTAATACGACGCCGTTTCAGTATGATCCAAAAAGCTATGCTCTTAATTTTAATGACGCTGGTAatcatgatgaagatgatgatttgtTGCCTCGTAGTTTTTCTACGCGATTTGCGCCTCCTTCAAGATCTACACAATTATAA